The Micromonospora sp. Llam0 genome contains a region encoding:
- a CDS encoding type II toxin-antitoxin system HicA family toxin — translation MGSEWPSLKARALLRILINLGYEVQRQTGSHRRLVCDRRPPITFAFHDRSTVSPRAVRVILVQQAGLSLDEAREVLKDA, via the coding sequence ATGGGAAGTGAATGGCCTTCGCTTAAGGCGCGTGCATTGCTGCGGATCTTGATCAACCTTGGATACGAAGTCCAACGACAGACGGGCTCGCACCGCCGCCTCGTTTGTGATCGTCGCCCCCCGATAACGTTCGCCTTCCACGACAGATCAACCGTGTCTCCGCGGGCTGTTAGAGTCATCCTGGTACAGCAGGCAGGGCTGTCACTGGACGAGGCGAGAGAGGTGTTGAAGGATGCCTGA
- a CDS encoding GNAT family N-acetyltransferase, translating to MAVDGLKLDVYDADQAKAILEELVAVYVEIYDEPADAFHGEDRYRRQINGHMTLPGWKLVTGTVGNELVGYAYGFPLSSDRWWAGLLTPVPDGFTEEDGQRTFAISELMVRESWRRQGIARALHDALLGNRAESRATLLADPKNAPAQAAYASWGWRTVAQLRPNWENSPTYDVLIRP from the coding sequence ATGGCGGTCGACGGTCTCAAGCTCGACGTCTACGACGCCGACCAGGCGAAGGCAATCCTTGAAGAGCTGGTCGCCGTCTACGTCGAGATCTACGACGAGCCGGCCGACGCGTTCCACGGCGAGGACCGCTACCGCCGGCAGATCAACGGGCACATGACGCTGCCCGGCTGGAAGCTCGTCACCGGCACAGTCGGCAACGAACTCGTCGGCTACGCGTACGGCTTCCCGCTGTCGTCGGACCGCTGGTGGGCCGGGCTGCTCACGCCCGTACCGGACGGCTTCACCGAGGAGGACGGGCAGCGCACCTTCGCGATCAGCGAACTCATGGTCCGCGAATCCTGGCGGCGACAGGGCATCGCCCGCGCGCTGCACGACGCCTTGCTCGGCAACCGCGCCGAGTCCCGAGCCACCCTGCTTGCCGACCCGAAGAACGCCCCGGCGCAGGCCGCGTACGCCTCCTGGGGCTGGCGCACCGTCGCCCAGCTTCGCCCCAACTGGGAGAACTCCCCCACCTACGACGTCCTCATCCGCCCGTAG
- a CDS encoding CopG family ribbon-helix-helix protein — protein MVTTVNLPDDLHAQLKQIAETEHRSANATIVVAIEEYVARHSKRSKVRGLAADVAERHRELLDRLAQ, from the coding sequence ATGGTTACCACAGTCAACCTGCCGGACGATCTGCACGCGCAGCTCAAGCAGATCGCTGAGACCGAGCACCGGTCGGCCAACGCCACCATCGTCGTCGCGATCGAGGAGTACGTCGCGAGGCACAGCAAGCGGTCCAAGGTGCGTGGGTTGGCCGCAGATGTGGCCGAGCGCCACCGTGAGCTGCTCGACCGACTGGCCCAGTGA
- a CDS encoding type II toxin-antitoxin system death-on-curing family toxin, translating to MTVYLDVEDLLEIGSIVFGTPAKVRDYGLLASAAARPSTIVFGQEAYPDLAGKAASLLHSICGNHALVDGNKRLAWAAALVFININTGATIPDVDVDRAEAFMLAVADGSLHEVDAIAAELRRLGVLDELSS from the coding sequence GTGACCGTCTATCTCGACGTCGAAGACCTGCTGGAGATCGGCTCGATCGTCTTCGGTACGCCAGCCAAGGTCCGCGACTACGGGCTGCTCGCCTCCGCCGCCGCCCGACCGAGCACGATCGTCTTCGGGCAGGAGGCCTACCCCGACCTCGCGGGCAAAGCGGCCAGCCTGCTGCACTCGATCTGCGGCAACCACGCACTCGTCGACGGCAACAAACGCCTTGCCTGGGCCGCCGCGCTGGTCTTCATCAACATCAACACCGGTGCGACGATCCCGGACGTCGACGTCGACCGCGCTGAGGCGTTCATGCTCGCAGTCGCCGACGGCAGCCTGCACGAGGTCGACGCGATCGCAGCGGAGCTGCGACGGCTCGGGGTCCTCGATGAACTCAGCTCGTGA
- a CDS encoding trypsin-like peptidase domain-containing protein has protein sequence MTAGPDDCSWLVALHRGQQQDTPVGTGIVVESNLVLTCHHVVFGNDGQLHDDLWISFPLAEKVTWFDRRRIGGCPHDGMRDAKVDLVMLELVEPVPASVTPARLRCLPAKPLAGTPYWTYGFPTYVVGGCHAEGSVGQPGGWGRVMIHTSPATQLSKGFSGGAVWSSEYQAVVGVVVTADAQGGGQAVTLHYADQQLPDMKLATLSAWRAADADDAALAAWGWALATDGEAGRHWLPRARGVAVDTEGGARFRGRAAALHRIVDWIDSAEPVSRPLIVTGSPGVGKSAVLGRIVTTADQQISGELADTDVAVRAPVGAVSCAVHVKGKTALEVAAEIARAVAVELPGVPADLMPAVRDQLNHRRTRFTLVLDALDEATDPAQARMVIDDILMPLARDCGPRGLRIVIGTRRSDDHGDLISRFGGNAELVDLDAPEYFAESDLADYAQATLQLIGAERPGNPYADPAVAAPLARRIAALAKGNFLVAGLVARAHALRDNIAIDPDEVSFTATVAHALDTYLAGLPTAGRTSARLALTALAYAETPGLPLPLWQTAIEALGGAVTEPELADFARTSAANFLVETGGGAQPVYRLFHQALNDALLADRDAQAARRDDHARLLASWTAAARATGWATAPDYLLRSLPQHASRAGAVDDLLTDNDYLLHAHLDRLLTVADAAQTPLAVARARLLQRTPLAVAAAPAERAALFSVVDRLDGLDNGITAAAAPYRAGWAHTPPRQERSILDGHSQAVYDVAAIVIDGRRLLASAGDDGTVRLWDPLTNQAEQTFTGHDDTIHGVCAVRLATGEVLLATASHDGTIGLWDPRAGHRRHELRGHGDWVRNICAIPMPDGDLLASAGDDRTVRLWDPATGRPCHVLSSHTGWVTAVTHVPVGDRQLLASTGYDGTVRLWDPATGEPIGVLTGHLGWVNTLYAVRTPGRTLLASAGYDGTVRIWDPLTGACVQVLQTGGPLTDLCTVDTNDGCLLVTTGEDGLIRMWEVPTGAPQQTWIPRPSLRGHASWIRAVCELPTAKNRMLATAGDDGTVRLWDPGGGPPGAVAERDRIGAVTAVCPVPGAEGRLVASAGLDGQVRIWDAVTGAQLREFRASDGPVNALCVVPDEEEPRILTAGDDRAVKLWDARDGTLQGEMNGHYERVAAVCPVQHDAELLVASAGDDQTVRLWRPYSGDVRGVLLGHVTLAWVTTLATVAGPAGELLASADKSGTIMLWDTDGTQLWTQQGHQDAVNALCGLVVADRPALASASADHTIRLWDAERGQPIHWLTGHTGPVTGLSLVRVGGRDLLASTSHDRTVRVWDPPTARAVRTIPVLHPALACCTVDDTLLIGLDQGLLALTITS, from the coding sequence GTGACCGCAGGACCCGACGACTGCTCCTGGCTGGTCGCCCTGCACCGCGGGCAGCAACAGGACACCCCCGTCGGCACCGGCATCGTTGTGGAGAGCAACCTGGTGCTGACCTGCCACCATGTCGTGTTCGGCAACGACGGGCAGCTGCACGACGACCTCTGGATCTCGTTTCCACTGGCCGAGAAGGTCACCTGGTTCGACCGCCGCCGGATCGGCGGCTGCCCGCACGACGGGATGCGGGACGCCAAGGTCGACCTGGTAATGCTTGAACTCGTGGAGCCGGTGCCGGCCTCGGTGACTCCGGCCCGACTTCGTTGTCTGCCCGCCAAGCCACTGGCTGGAACTCCATACTGGACGTACGGATTCCCGACGTACGTGGTCGGCGGCTGCCATGCCGAAGGTAGTGTCGGCCAGCCCGGTGGGTGGGGCCGCGTCATGATCCACACCTCGCCGGCCACCCAGCTGAGCAAAGGGTTCAGCGGCGGTGCGGTCTGGTCATCCGAGTACCAGGCGGTGGTCGGCGTCGTCGTCACCGCCGATGCCCAGGGCGGCGGTCAGGCCGTGACCCTGCACTACGCCGACCAGCAACTACCGGACATGAAGCTGGCGACCTTGTCCGCCTGGCGGGCCGCCGACGCGGACGACGCCGCCCTCGCCGCCTGGGGATGGGCCCTGGCCACCGACGGCGAGGCTGGCCGGCACTGGCTGCCCAGGGCGCGTGGGGTCGCGGTCGACACCGAAGGCGGCGCGCGGTTCCGCGGCCGGGCCGCCGCTCTGCACCGCATCGTCGACTGGATCGACAGCGCCGAACCGGTCAGCCGGCCGTTGATCGTCACCGGGTCGCCGGGGGTCGGCAAGTCGGCCGTACTCGGGCGGATCGTCACCACCGCCGACCAGCAGATCAGCGGGGAGCTGGCCGACACCGACGTGGCCGTCCGAGCTCCGGTCGGTGCGGTCTCCTGCGCGGTGCATGTCAAGGGCAAGACAGCCCTCGAAGTCGCCGCCGAGATCGCCCGTGCCGTCGCCGTCGAGCTGCCCGGCGTACCGGCTGATCTGATGCCTGCGGTGCGCGATCAGCTGAACCACCGGCGGACCAGGTTCACCCTGGTCCTCGACGCCCTCGACGAGGCGACCGACCCGGCGCAGGCGCGCATGGTCATCGACGACATCCTGATGCCCCTGGCCCGTGACTGTGGCCCTCGGGGTCTGCGGATCGTGATCGGCACCCGGCGTTCTGACGACCACGGTGACCTGATCAGCCGCTTCGGCGGTAACGCGGAACTCGTCGACCTGGACGCGCCCGAGTACTTCGCCGAATCCGACCTGGCCGACTACGCCCAGGCGACGCTGCAACTGATCGGCGCCGAACGACCAGGAAACCCGTACGCCGATCCGGCCGTCGCCGCGCCGCTCGCCCGCCGCATCGCCGCTCTCGCCAAGGGAAACTTTCTGGTCGCTGGCCTGGTCGCCCGCGCTCACGCACTGCGCGACAACATCGCGATCGACCCGGACGAGGTGTCGTTCACCGCTACCGTGGCGCACGCCCTGGACACCTACCTGGCCGGGCTGCCGACCGCCGGCCGGACATCGGCCCGGCTGGCGTTGACCGCCCTGGCGTACGCCGAGACGCCAGGACTGCCGCTGCCGTTGTGGCAGACCGCGATCGAAGCCCTCGGCGGGGCGGTCACCGAACCGGAACTCGCCGACTTCGCGCGAACCTCGGCGGCGAACTTCCTCGTCGAGACCGGCGGCGGCGCTCAGCCCGTGTACCGGCTGTTCCACCAGGCGCTCAACGACGCGCTGCTGGCCGATCGGGACGCGCAGGCGGCGCGGCGTGACGACCACGCCCGGCTGCTCGCGAGCTGGACCGCCGCCGCGCGAGCCACCGGATGGGCCACGGCTCCCGACTACCTGCTGCGGTCGCTACCGCAGCACGCGTCCCGCGCCGGCGCCGTCGACGACCTACTCACCGACAACGACTATCTGCTGCATGCCCACCTGGACCGGTTACTCACGGTGGCGGACGCGGCCCAGACGCCGCTCGCGGTTGCCCGCGCCCGGCTCCTGCAACGGACCCCGCTGGCGGTGGCAGCCGCGCCGGCTGAGCGGGCCGCGTTGTTCTCCGTCGTCGACCGGCTCGATGGCCTGGACAACGGGATCACGGCGGCGGCCGCCCCGTACCGGGCAGGCTGGGCGCACACCCCGCCCCGGCAGGAACGCAGCATCCTCGACGGACACTCGCAGGCCGTCTACGACGTCGCGGCGATCGTCATCGACGGGCGTCGGCTGCTCGCCTCGGCCGGCGACGACGGCACTGTGCGGCTCTGGGACCCGCTGACCAACCAGGCCGAGCAGACCTTCACCGGCCACGACGACACGATCCACGGGGTGTGCGCGGTGCGTCTCGCTACAGGCGAGGTGCTGCTCGCCACGGCGAGTCACGACGGCACCATCGGACTGTGGGATCCACGTGCCGGGCACCGCCGGCACGAACTGCGTGGCCACGGCGACTGGGTACGCAACATCTGCGCGATCCCAATGCCCGACGGCGACCTGCTCGCCTCCGCCGGTGACGACCGGACGGTGCGGTTGTGGGATCCGGCCACCGGCAGACCATGCCATGTGCTGAGCAGTCACACCGGTTGGGTGACGGCGGTGACCCACGTGCCCGTCGGGGACCGACAGTTGCTCGCCTCCACCGGCTACGACGGCACGGTGCGGCTGTGGGACCCGGCAACCGGCGAACCGATCGGCGTCCTCACCGGCCACCTCGGCTGGGTCAACACCCTGTACGCCGTTCGTACCCCCGGCCGTACGCTGCTCGCCTCGGCCGGCTACGACGGCACAGTGCGGATCTGGGATCCACTGACCGGGGCATGCGTCCAGGTCCTGCAAACCGGGGGTCCGCTGACTGATCTGTGCACAGTTGACACCAATGATGGCTGCCTGCTGGTAACGACCGGTGAGGACGGGCTGATCCGGATGTGGGAGGTGCCGACCGGCGCCCCGCAGCAGACCTGGATTCCCCGACCGAGCTTGCGTGGGCATGCCAGCTGGATCCGAGCGGTCTGCGAGCTGCCGACGGCGAAGAACCGGATGCTCGCCACCGCCGGCGACGACGGCACCGTTCGGCTGTGGGACCCGGGCGGCGGACCGCCTGGGGCGGTCGCCGAGCGCGACCGGATCGGGGCGGTGACCGCAGTGTGCCCGGTGCCGGGCGCCGAGGGCCGGCTGGTCGCATCCGCCGGATTGGACGGGCAGGTACGGATCTGGGATGCGGTCACCGGTGCCCAACTGCGCGAGTTCCGGGCGTCGGACGGCCCGGTCAATGCGCTGTGTGTCGTACCCGACGAGGAGGAACCGCGCATCCTGACCGCTGGCGATGATCGAGCCGTCAAGCTGTGGGACGCGCGGGACGGGACACTACAGGGGGAGATGAACGGCCACTACGAGCGCGTCGCCGCCGTCTGCCCGGTGCAGCACGACGCGGAGCTGTTGGTGGCCTCTGCCGGCGACGACCAGACTGTCCGGCTGTGGCGTCCGTACTCGGGCGACGTGCGCGGGGTGTTACTCGGGCACGTGACCCTGGCCTGGGTGACGACGCTGGCCACGGTCGCCGGGCCTGCCGGCGAGCTGCTCGCCTCCGCAGACAAGAGCGGCACCATCATGCTCTGGGACACCGACGGCACGCAGCTCTGGACGCAGCAGGGGCATCAGGACGCGGTGAACGCACTCTGCGGGCTCGTGGTCGCCGACCGTCCGGCGCTGGCATCGGCCAGCGCGGACCACACGATCCGGTTGTGGGACGCCGAGCGGGGGCAGCCGATCCACTGGCTGACCGGGCACACGGGGCCGGTGACCGGGCTGAGCCTGGTCCGGGTGGGTGGGCGTGACCTGCTCGCCTCGACCAGCCACGACCGCACCGTCCGGGTCTGGGACCCACCGACCGCTCGCGCGGTACGCACGATCCCCGTGCTCCATCCAGCGCTGGCCTGCTGCACTGTCGACGACACGCTACTGATCGGGCTGGACCAGGGCCTGCTGGCGCTCACGATCACGAGCTGA
- a CDS encoding CU044_2847 family protein codes for MQSEVVRYQVDDKTVAMVEIDPPVGFQPAGVGDVVGWVRESAAPAIAAASVLLDQVKAVSPDAVEVKFGIKATGTANWVVAKAAAEGNFEVTLGWYPGGAPDAGTTMRR; via the coding sequence GTGCAGTCCGAAGTGGTCCGCTACCAGGTCGACGACAAGACGGTAGCGATGGTCGAGATCGATCCGCCGGTTGGTTTTCAGCCGGCCGGGGTCGGCGACGTCGTTGGCTGGGTACGGGAGTCCGCTGCTCCTGCCATCGCCGCCGCCAGTGTGTTGTTGGACCAGGTCAAGGCTGTCTCCCCGGATGCCGTCGAGGTGAAGTTCGGCATCAAGGCGACCGGAACGGCCAACTGGGTGGTCGCCAAGGCGGCGGCTGAAGGAAATTTCGAGGTCACCCTCGGCTGGTATCCGGGTGGGGCGCCGGACGCCGGCACCACGATGCGGCGCTGA
- a CDS encoding helicase HerA domain-containing protein, which yields MTGPTGMTDEQRRALAALRFNWAPTPDDVWKPIPFHVEGLHHQIIEMVMEGVAEADHSVDSSPVGLAILGQRGTGKTHLLGAVRQRVQTAGGFFFLVKLLEASAFWRSTSLSLLEDFVRPAPDGTSQLRTFLRRLADEVDAPRAVRRSITGDTELTRHALDALVDQVRKTNRQIGTECQDTARALVLYASDDGTAQDLGHDFLSSSDEESPGALAAWGIRRSKRAPQEIVRDASRLLALVGPTVIALDQIDLMVAQSVKSTSREVRGEVDWQTSLLLEQIASGLMSLRENTRRSLSIVACLPQTWQSIKVQATDTVQDRFREAVRLKEIPSPEIGRELVEKRFGLVFDELGFTPPYPTWPIHPSAFTEVVQFTPRELLRRIDTHVRSCLGDGQVRELTHLLHAQSGNNGPATRSDAVPTPDRSDKSEVQEDTQPVPAESDELAKIDISYAELIESAETVSAVQQSSEDLRVPALLQAGLTAWIAAQGGSADEFSLDPLPFSGKPALHARLRRTLDDETEDEEHWSFRAVCAPHHIAALNRIRNAMTTAGLTEGVTKRRLFLLRSAGWSAGARTRELLDAFTRAGGRTLPFPTADIRRLAALERLIQQYGLERLRPWFATRQPASAIAALRDALDGGADAGRDSDADSHDTTAPTEPDPAMQPVGPPVRAVGRASVSVMPAASENSSAGRGGPSEQPVALPAPEQAQVLAGIDPYELVVGSVAGRPDPVRMGLESLRRHTVIFAGSGSGKTVLIRRLVEECALRGVSAIVLDPNNDLARLGDAWPEQPTGWGPADPDRAAAYLAGTDVVVWTPGRRAGRPLSFRPLPNFRDVLDDPDGFRAAVDSAVATLAPHARVDGGTDKARLGRAVLREALTGYARTGGSDLREFTDLLNELPDGVSQLDSAPKLAAGMAQLLKAALIDDPLFGGDGTPVDPSTLLTPPPGRRARVSVISFVGLPHDQQRQSFVNQLQLALFTWIKRNPAGDRPLGGLLVMDEAQTLAPSGSVTACTQSTLALTSQARKYGLGLVFATQAPKALHNQIPGNAATQFFGLLTAPVQIEAARDVARAKGADIADVGRMRTGQFYAAVEGARFVKLQAPMCLSHHPRSPLTTEEVVQRAAVRE from the coding sequence ATGACCGGTCCCACCGGGATGACCGATGAGCAGCGGCGGGCGCTGGCCGCACTACGATTCAACTGGGCACCGACCCCGGACGATGTCTGGAAGCCGATCCCGTTCCACGTCGAAGGACTGCATCACCAGATCATCGAAATGGTGATGGAGGGCGTCGCCGAGGCGGATCACAGCGTCGACTCCAGCCCGGTGGGTCTGGCGATCCTGGGGCAACGCGGCACCGGCAAGACGCACCTGCTCGGCGCGGTGCGTCAACGGGTACAGACCGCCGGTGGCTTCTTCTTTCTTGTCAAGCTCCTGGAGGCCAGCGCGTTCTGGCGGAGCACCTCGCTGTCCCTGCTGGAGGATTTCGTCCGACCGGCACCGGACGGGACCTCTCAGCTGCGCACCTTCCTGCGCAGACTGGCCGACGAGGTCGACGCGCCGCGGGCCGTCCGTCGGTCGATCACCGGCGACACCGAGCTGACCCGGCACGCCCTCGATGCCCTCGTGGACCAGGTACGCAAGACCAATCGCCAGATCGGCACCGAATGCCAGGACACTGCTCGGGCACTGGTGCTGTACGCCAGCGACGACGGCACGGCCCAGGACCTCGGCCACGATTTCCTGTCATCCAGCGACGAGGAAAGCCCGGGAGCGCTGGCCGCCTGGGGCATCCGACGTAGCAAGCGAGCACCGCAGGAAATCGTCCGCGACGCGTCCCGGCTGCTCGCCCTGGTCGGGCCTACCGTGATCGCGCTCGACCAGATCGACCTGATGGTCGCGCAGTCGGTCAAGTCCACCAGTCGCGAGGTACGCGGCGAGGTCGACTGGCAGACATCATTGCTGCTTGAGCAGATCGCCAGCGGGCTGATGTCGCTCCGGGAGAACACCCGCCGCTCATTGTCGATCGTCGCCTGCCTGCCACAGACCTGGCAGAGCATCAAGGTGCAGGCCACCGACACCGTGCAGGACCGGTTCCGGGAGGCGGTGCGGCTCAAGGAGATCCCGTCGCCGGAGATCGGCCGCGAGCTGGTGGAGAAGCGGTTCGGCCTGGTCTTCGACGAGCTGGGCTTCACCCCGCCGTACCCGACGTGGCCGATCCACCCGTCAGCCTTCACTGAGGTCGTCCAGTTCACGCCGCGCGAACTGCTCCGTCGGATCGACACCCACGTGCGCTCCTGCCTGGGCGACGGGCAAGTGCGCGAGCTCACCCACCTGCTGCATGCGCAATCCGGAAACAACGGCCCGGCCACGAGGTCCGATGCCGTTCCCACACCCGATCGGTCCGACAAGTCCGAGGTGCAGGAGGACACGCAGCCGGTGCCGGCCGAGTCCGACGAGCTCGCCAAGATCGACATCAGCTACGCCGAGTTGATCGAGTCAGCCGAGACCGTAAGCGCGGTGCAGCAGTCCAGCGAGGACCTGAGGGTGCCGGCGCTGCTACAGGCCGGGTTGACCGCGTGGATCGCCGCCCAGGGCGGATCGGCCGATGAGTTCAGCCTCGACCCGCTGCCGTTCAGCGGCAAGCCGGCCCTGCACGCCCGGTTGCGGCGGACGCTCGACGACGAGACCGAGGACGAAGAGCACTGGTCGTTCCGGGCCGTCTGCGCCCCGCACCACATCGCGGCGCTCAACCGGATCCGCAACGCCATGACCACCGCCGGGTTGACCGAAGGGGTCACCAAGCGGCGACTCTTCCTGCTCCGCAGCGCGGGCTGGTCCGCCGGTGCGCGTACGCGTGAACTGCTCGACGCGTTCACCAGAGCTGGCGGGCGGACGCTTCCCTTCCCCACAGCGGACATCAGGCGCCTTGCCGCGCTGGAACGGCTGATCCAGCAGTACGGGTTGGAACGGCTGCGGCCATGGTTCGCCACCCGGCAGCCGGCCTCCGCTATCGCTGCCCTGCGCGACGCGCTCGATGGCGGTGCCGACGCCGGCAGGGACAGCGATGCTGACAGTCACGACACGACGGCACCAACCGAGCCCGATCCGGCCATGCAACCGGTCGGCCCGCCGGTGCGCGCGGTCGGCCGGGCCTCCGTATCGGTGATGCCGGCGGCCAGCGAGAACTCGTCCGCTGGTCGAGGTGGACCCTCCGAGCAGCCGGTGGCGCTGCCAGCGCCTGAGCAGGCTCAGGTGCTGGCCGGGATAGACCCGTACGAGTTGGTGGTCGGTTCCGTCGCCGGACGGCCGGACCCGGTCCGGATGGGTCTGGAGTCACTTCGCCGGCACACGGTGATCTTCGCGGGCTCGGGATCCGGGAAGACAGTGCTGATCCGCCGGCTTGTCGAGGAGTGCGCACTGCGTGGCGTGTCCGCGATCGTGCTGGACCCGAACAACGATCTCGCCCGACTCGGCGATGCCTGGCCGGAGCAGCCGACCGGCTGGGGCCCTGCGGATCCGGATCGAGCTGCTGCCTACTTGGCCGGTACCGACGTGGTCGTCTGGACGCCGGGGCGTCGTGCCGGCCGCCCGCTGAGTTTTCGACCGCTGCCGAACTTCCGTGACGTGCTCGACGATCCCGACGGGTTCCGCGCCGCCGTGGACTCAGCCGTCGCCACGCTCGCACCACATGCCCGGGTAGACGGCGGTACCGACAAGGCGAGGCTCGGACGAGCCGTGCTGCGCGAGGCGCTGACCGGGTACGCCCGAACCGGCGGCAGCGACCTGCGGGAGTTCACCGATCTGTTGAACGAACTGCCGGACGGGGTCAGCCAGCTCGACAGCGCACCGAAGCTCGCAGCAGGCATGGCACAACTACTGAAGGCCGCGTTGATCGACGATCCGCTGTTCGGCGGTGACGGCACTCCTGTCGATCCGAGCACCTTGCTCACGCCGCCGCCGGGACGACGTGCACGCGTCTCGGTGATCAGCTTCGTCGGACTGCCGCACGACCAGCAGCGGCAGAGCTTCGTCAACCAGTTGCAGCTCGCCCTGTTCACCTGGATCAAGCGAAATCCGGCCGGCGACCGGCCACTCGGTGGGCTGTTGGTGATGGACGAGGCCCAGACCCTCGCACCGTCCGGCTCAGTCACCGCCTGCACCCAGAGCACCCTCGCGTTGACGTCGCAGGCCCGCAAGTACGGACTCGGCCTGGTTTTCGCGACCCAGGCCCCGAAGGCGTTGCACAATCAGATCCCCGGCAACGCTGCCACTCAGTTCTTCGGCCTGTTGACGGCACCGGTGCAGATCGAGGCGGCCCGCGACGTCGCACGGGCCAAGGGCGCCGACATCGCTGACGTCGGCAGGATGCGCACCGGACAGTTCTACGCGGCGGTGGAGGGCGCGCGGTTCGTCAAGCTCCAGGCACCGATGTGCCTGAGCCACCACCCACGCAGCCCGCTGACAACTGAGGAGGTCGTTCAACGAGCCGCTGTCCGCGAATGA
- a CDS encoding serine protease gives MAGLALALVVTGAPAAQAESAPFKSDGNTSAVARTLDGRAITNAKIAKEVTDYWTEERMASAVDLTFARSAKGTESTERVAKPNGPAGAVAPVAPSIDTGGDVGMLLNESQAVGKVYFTTPTGSRASCSASTVASGKRRLVVTAGHCVHQGSGGQWYSNWQFVPRYRNGSRPYGTFVAYSLTARTAWVNSSSFAEDMGIAIMNNGGSYGLKVVETVGGHGLRWNYGYSVSVTALGYPSNLGGGESQYFCQGTTWNAGGQQIRMYCNMTYGSSGGPWLQEYNDSTGYGYINSVVSHGDNPGNGQFDGPYFDNDIKSLYDYAEGLSPA, from the coding sequence ATGGCCGGCCTGGCACTCGCGCTGGTGGTGACCGGCGCGCCGGCCGCCCAGGCGGAGTCGGCGCCGTTCAAGTCGGACGGCAACACGAGTGCCGTCGCCCGCACCCTCGACGGCCGGGCGATCACCAACGCGAAGATCGCGAAGGAGGTCACCGACTACTGGACCGAGGAGCGGATGGCGTCGGCCGTTGACCTGACCTTCGCAAGGTCGGCGAAGGGCACCGAGTCGACGGAGCGGGTCGCCAAGCCCAACGGGCCGGCGGGCGCGGTGGCGCCGGTCGCCCCGAGCATCGACACCGGCGGCGATGTCGGGATGCTGCTCAACGAGTCGCAGGCCGTCGGCAAGGTCTACTTCACCACCCCCACCGGCAGCCGGGCTTCCTGCTCGGCGAGCACCGTCGCCAGCGGCAAGCGTCGACTGGTGGTGACCGCCGGTCACTGCGTGCACCAGGGCTCCGGTGGGCAGTGGTACAGCAACTGGCAGTTTGTCCCGCGGTACCGCAACGGCTCGCGGCCGTACGGCACCTTCGTGGCGTACAGCCTCACCGCCCGTACCGCCTGGGTGAACAGCAGCAGCTTCGCCGAGGACATGGGCATCGCCATCATGAACAACGGCGGCTCCTACGGCCTGAAGGTCGTCGAGACGGTCGGCGGCCACGGACTGCGCTGGAACTACGGCTACAGCGTCTCGGTCACCGCCCTCGGCTACCCGTCCAACCTGGGCGGCGGCGAGAGCCAGTACTTCTGCCAGGGCACCACGTGGAACGCCGGTGGCCAGCAGATCCGGATGTACTGCAACATGACGTACGGTTCCAGCGGCGGACCCTGGCTGCAGGAATACAACGACTCGACCGGCTACGGGTACATCAACAGCGTGGTCAGCCACGGTGACAACCCGGGCAACGGTCAATTCGACGGCCCGTACTTCGACAACGACATCAAGAGCCTGTACGACTACGCCGAAGGCCTCTCTCCGGCCTGA
- a CDS encoding VOC family protein — MLGLFDADAFGRDIDPAAAVVTRPGGFTLAHNVPTPDDVDRVLAEARAAGGTVLKPGQRADFGGYHGHFADPNGTVWEVACNPGWRVEPDGTVVLGPVAPDRPVDQIN, encoded by the coding sequence ATGCTCGGCCTGTTCGACGCGGACGCCTTCGGTCGCGACATCGACCCGGCTGCGGCGGTGGTGACCCGGCCGGGCGGGTTCACGCTGGCGCACAACGTGCCGACGCCGGACGACGTCGACCGGGTGCTCGCCGAGGCGCGGGCGGCCGGCGGGACGGTCCTCAAACCGGGCCAGCGGGCCGACTTCGGCGGTTACCACGGGCACTTCGCCGACCCGAACGGCACGGTCTGGGAGGTCGCTTGCAACCCGGGCTGGCGGGTCGAGCCGGATGGCACCGTCGTGCTCGGCCCGGTCGCCCCGGACCGCCCGGTTGACCAGATCAACTAG